One window from the genome of Acinetobacter sp. LoGeW2-3 encodes:
- a CDS encoding acyl-CoA dehydrogenase family protein: protein MNARQQYLDQSPLDIAQSLADQFALTAAERDKQGGNPKQQRDLIRQSGLLGLSIPKEYGGQGADWQTIFQTIQIIARVDSSLAHVYGFHHLLIATVELFSQPEQYGSWFEQTAQENLFWGNTLNPLDRRTTATKISEKEYIFHGDKSFCSGSMDSDILLCSGYNEEGKLLIGVIPTQRDGVSFLGDWNNMGQRQTDSGTSHFEQVKIHEDELLLNPGPLSTPYSSLRPLIAQLIFVHMFLGVAEGAFEVAKQTVQNQKAWSKSLAENAVNDPFTQKHFAEFYVQLEGVRLLANKAIQTLQKAWDVGAELTAEQRGEVSIAIATAKIAATNTSLYITQNIFQVMGARATTAKLNLDRFWRNVRTQTLHDPVDYKYQEVGEWVLTGKVPDPSFYS, encoded by the coding sequence ATGAATGCGCGACAACAATACCTGGATCAATCTCCACTGGATATTGCCCAATCCCTGGCAGATCAGTTCGCTTTGACTGCGGCTGAACGTGACAAACAGGGTGGCAATCCCAAGCAGCAACGTGACCTGATCCGTCAGAGCGGATTGCTGGGACTCTCGATTCCAAAGGAATATGGTGGGCAGGGTGCAGACTGGCAGACGATCTTTCAGACCATTCAGATTATTGCGCGCGTCGATAGTTCATTGGCGCATGTTTATGGTTTCCATCATCTGCTGATCGCAACGGTTGAACTGTTTTCACAGCCAGAACAATATGGCTCCTGGTTTGAACAGACTGCACAAGAAAACCTGTTTTGGGGCAATACTCTGAATCCGCTAGATCGCCGTACTACAGCGACTAAAATTTCTGAGAAAGAATATATTTTCCATGGTGACAAGAGCTTCTGTTCTGGTTCAATGGATTCCGACATTCTGCTGTGTTCCGGCTATAACGAAGAAGGCAAACTGCTGATCGGGGTGATTCCAACCCAGCGTGATGGTGTGAGTTTCCTCGGGGACTGGAACAATATGGGCCAGCGTCAGACCGATAGTGGCACCAGCCATTTTGAACAGGTGAAAATTCATGAAGATGAACTGTTACTGAATCCGGGACCACTGAGTACCCCATATTCCAGCCTGCGTCCATTGATTGCCCAGCTGATTTTTGTGCACATGTTCCTCGGTGTAGCCGAAGGGGCTTTTGAAGTGGCGAAGCAGACCGTACAGAATCAAAAAGCCTGGTCCAAGTCTCTAGCAGAAAATGCGGTGAATGACCCATTTACCCAGAAGCATTTTGCCGAGTTCTATGTGCAACTTGAAGGCGTTCGTCTATTGGCAAACAAAGCTATTCAGACTCTGCAAAAAGCGTGGGATGTGGGCGCTGAACTGACTGCTGAACAGCGTGGTGAAGTGTCGATTGCCATTGCCACTGCAAAAATTGCTGCGACCAATACTTCACTCTATATCACGCAAAACATCTTTCAGGTGATGGGGGCACGAGCAACGACTGCCAAGCTGAATCTGGACCGTTTCTGGCGCAATGTCCGTACCCAGACCCTACATGATCCGGTGGATTATAAATATCAGGAAGTCGGCGAATGGGTGCTGACGGGTAAAGTGCCTGATCCAAGTTTTTATTCTTGA
- the acs gene encoding acetate--CoA ligase, whose amino-acid sequence MKEIYPVPAEFKKTARTNETEYFERYKRSIEEPEEFWVEQAQRLDWITPFTQVKNTSFNKDDFKIEWFADGQLNVSANCLDRHLKEHPYKPAIIWEGDHPSRHKIISFHELYDETCRFANVLKKNGIKKGDRVVLYMPMVSEAAIAMLACARIGAVHCVVFGGFSPDSLASRIEDSQAKMVITADSGMRGGKQIPLKANVDEALKIAGTESIEHVMVVHRTGNPIEMQKGRDLWYHMEIMTVNEICPPEPMNAEDPLFILYTSGSTGKPKGVLHTTGGYLTYVNSSFREVFDIKQDDVFWCTADVGWITGHSYVLYGPLSNGTTTVMFEGVPQYPTWARTGHIVDKHNVTILYTAPTAIRAMMREGDAFVRESDRSSLRLLGSVGEPINPEAWNWYYSVVGESRCPIVDTWWQTETGGFMITPLPGATDLKPGSATRPFFGVQPAIVDAEGKELDGAAEGNLVIKDSWPGQMRTIWGDPDRFIEAYFSTYPGTYFTGDGARRDEDGYYWITGRVDDVLNVSGHRLGTAEIESALVAHESVAEAAVVGMPHDIKGQGICAFVTLQAGTESTEELRAELVAWVRKILGPVATPDALHWAPALPKTRSGKIMRRILRKIAANELDSLGDTSTLAEPQVVDNLIAEVQRTA is encoded by the coding sequence ATGAAAGAGATCTATCCTGTACCAGCAGAATTTAAGAAAACCGCACGTACCAACGAGACCGAATATTTTGAACGCTATAAACGCTCCATTGAAGAGCCTGAGGAATTTTGGGTAGAGCAGGCGCAGCGTTTGGACTGGATCACGCCTTTTACTCAGGTCAAAAATACCAGTTTTAATAAAGATGATTTCAAGATCGAATGGTTTGCTGATGGTCAGCTGAATGTCAGTGCCAACTGTCTGGATCGTCATTTGAAAGAACACCCATATAAGCCGGCAATTATCTGGGAAGGGGATCATCCATCCCGGCACAAGATCATTTCCTTTCATGAGCTTTACGATGAAACCTGCCGTTTTGCCAATGTCCTGAAAAAGAACGGGATTAAAAAAGGCGATCGGGTGGTGCTGTATATGCCAATGGTTTCCGAAGCTGCGATTGCCATGCTGGCTTGTGCCCGGATTGGTGCGGTGCACTGTGTGGTATTTGGCGGTTTCTCACCAGACTCACTGGCTAGCCGTATTGAAGACAGTCAGGCGAAAATGGTCATTACTGCAGACTCAGGTATGCGTGGTGGCAAGCAGATTCCGCTGAAAGCCAATGTCGATGAAGCTCTGAAAATTGCCGGAACTGAATCGATAGAGCATGTCATGGTAGTACATCGCACGGGTAATCCGATTGAAATGCAAAAAGGTCGCGACCTGTGGTATCACATGGAAATCATGACCGTGAATGAGATCTGCCCGCCAGAGCCAATGAACGCGGAAGATCCACTATTCATTTTGTATACCTCGGGTTCTACTGGTAAACCGAAAGGCGTGCTGCATACCACTGGTGGCTATCTGACTTATGTAAATTCTAGCTTCCGAGAAGTCTTTGATATCAAACAGGATGATGTGTTCTGGTGTACCGCAGATGTGGGCTGGATTACTGGTCACTCTTATGTGCTCTATGGTCCATTGTCTAACGGGACCACCACGGTCATGTTTGAAGGGGTACCGCAATATCCAACCTGGGCACGTACCGGACATATCGTGGACAAGCACAATGTCACTATTCTCTATACGGCACCAACTGCGATCCGGGCCATGATGCGTGAAGGTGATGCCTTTGTGCGTGAAAGTGACCGCAGTAGCCTGCGTCTCCTCGGTTCGGTGGGTGAGCCGATTAATCCGGAAGCCTGGAACTGGTATTACAGCGTGGTCGGTGAAAGCCGTTGCCCAATCGTAGATACCTGGTGGCAGACTGAAACTGGTGGTTTCATGATTACCCCTTTGCCGGGGGCAACTGATCTGAAACCGGGTTCAGCGACCCGTCCATTCTTTGGCGTGCAACCTGCCATTGTCGATGCTGAAGGGAAGGAACTGGACGGGGCAGCTGAGGGCAATCTGGTGATTAAGGATTCCTGGCCAGGTCAGATGCGTACTATCTGGGGCGATCCAGACCGTTTTATTGAAGCTTATTTCTCGACTTATCCGGGTACCTATTTCACGGGTGACGGTGCGCGCCGTGATGAAGATGGCTATTACTGGATCACTGGCCGTGTCGATGACGTACTCAATGTCTCTGGTCATCGTCTGGGTACAGCAGAAATTGAGAGTGCACTGGTAGCACATGAATCAGTTGCAGAAGCTGCAGTTGTGGGAATGCCGCATGACATCAAGGGTCAGGGGATTTGCGCCTTTGTGACCCTACAAGCTGGCACTGAAAGTACGGAAGAGCTACGCGCTGAACTGGTGGCTTGGGTACGTAAAATTCTTGGACCAGTGGCAACGCCAGATGCACTACACTGGGCACCGGCCTTACCGAAGACCCGTTCCGGCAAGATCATGCGCCGTATCCTGAGGAAAATTGCAGCGAATGAACTGGATAGCTTAGGCGATACTTCAACTTTAGCTGAACCACAGGTGGTGGATAACCTGATTGCTGAAGTGCAAAGAACTGCCTAA
- a CDS encoding DUF805 domain-containing protein, whose protein sequence is MNSKDTSPFFSRSPIPSNDNPLSLEGRFGRLSFIGWYAFLHMIFFFASIALSLVSGIFSLTTLSLDNQHFVDALTGLAGLGYLALVIFYLYFYIVIVARRLHDLNKSGWLMLLMLVPVVNIFFIFYLLLAAGTPGPNRFGPVRSAAIWEKILAWLMILLTVLSLFAASSVVSFMMGSGELESPQEAIQKGTEYF, encoded by the coding sequence ATGAACTCTAAAGATACTTCACCATTCTTCTCCCGCTCTCCGATACCCTCCAATGATAATCCATTATCTCTTGAAGGGCGCTTTGGTCGGCTTAGCTTTATCGGCTGGTATGCCTTCCTGCATATGATTTTCTTCTTTGCTTCAATCGCCTTAAGTCTGGTCAGCGGTATTTTCAGCCTAACCACCTTGTCTCTGGATAATCAGCATTTCGTTGATGCACTGACCGGTCTGGCAGGTCTCGGCTATCTGGCTTTAGTCATTTTCTATCTTTATTTTTATATTGTGATAGTGGCACGCCGTCTGCATGATCTGAATAAATCAGGCTGGTTGATGTTGCTGATGCTAGTTCCGGTGGTGAATATTTTCTTTATTTTCTATCTGCTGCTGGCTGCAGGAACGCCAGGACCGAATCGTTTTGGTCCAGTACGTTCGGCTGCAATCTGGGAAAAAATCCTAGCCTGGCTGATGATTTTATTGACCGTATTAAGCCTATTTGCAGCCAGCAGTGTAGTGTCCTTTATGATGGGGAGTGGTGAGCTGGAAAGCCCGCAGGAAGCGATCCAGAAAGGCACAGAATATTTTTAA
- a CDS encoding mechanosensitive ion channel family protein yields MAEKDTALSQVTEGTTELLHQATEKTAQTVIEHTAKYNDAYSTVDKFIEAFWERLPYICIALVVFTIFYLLSKLFKFFVRKAIGERSYSKQNLVLVLNRVGTSAIIFIGFLIAMVIAIPGFTPGQLMSALGIGSVAIGFAFKDIFQNLLSGVLILLGEPFKIGDDIIVSGMEGTVEDIQIRATFLRSPDGRRIVIPNATVYTSAVTVNTAYPRRRCQFVVGIGYEDDVQKAKDIIMAILDKDQSILSQPAFSVNVTQLADFSINLTVTWWVDTAESSIGTSISSVQENVIEAFAAHDISIPYPVQEVKVYRGGGEDVSARAKHTT; encoded by the coding sequence GTGGCTGAAAAAGACACTGCGCTTAGTCAGGTGACTGAAGGAACGACTGAGCTGTTGCATCAGGCAACTGAAAAAACTGCTCAGACCGTTATTGAGCACACGGCTAAATATAATGACGCGTATTCAACCGTCGATAAATTTATTGAGGCGTTTTGGGAGCGCCTGCCTTATATCTGTATCGCACTGGTGGTTTTCACCATCTTTTACCTGCTTTCGAAACTGTTTAAATTCTTTGTTCGTAAAGCAATTGGTGAGCGTAGTTACAGTAAACAGAACTTGGTACTGGTACTAAACCGTGTCGGTACATCTGCCATTATTTTTATTGGCTTCCTGATTGCCATGGTCATTGCCATTCCAGGCTTTACTCCTGGTCAGCTGATGAGTGCCTTGGGGATTGGTTCGGTAGCGATCGGTTTCGCCTTCAAGGATATTTTCCAGAACCTGCTCTCTGGTGTACTGATTTTGCTCGGTGAACCGTTTAAAATTGGAGATGACATTATTGTTTCAGGTATGGAAGGTACGGTTGAAGATATTCAGATTCGTGCGACTTTCCTGCGCTCACCTGATGGTCGTCGTATCGTGATTCCAAACGCAACGGTTTATACCAGCGCAGTGACGGTAAATACGGCTTATCCACGTCGCCGCTGCCAGTTTGTCGTCGGTATTGGTTATGAAGATGATGTACAGAAAGCCAAAGACATCATTATGGCAATTCTGGATAAAGATCAAAGCATTCTTAGCCAGCCTGCTTTTAGTGTCAATGTGACTCAACTGGCTGACTTCTCAATCAATCTAACCGTAACCTGGTGGGTAGATACTGCAGAAAGTTCGATTGGTACGTCGATCAGTAGTGTTCAGGAAAATGTAATTGAAGCCTTCGCTGCACATGACATTTCAATTCCATATCCTGTACAAGAAG